In the Alligator mississippiensis isolate rAllMis1 chromosome 7, rAllMis1, whole genome shotgun sequence genome, one interval contains:
- the SDR39U1 gene encoding epimerase family protein SDR39U1 isoform X1 produces MVADNSSPTAPPRAGGKGGGTGFVGTALTQLLRSRGHEVTHVSRYAGKDRISWDELSRSGLPRCDAAVNLAGENVLNPLRRWDYAFQREVVTSRVETTKTLAKAIAEAEQPPRAWVLVTGVGYYRPSLTTEYTEDSSGGDFDFFSRLVHTWELAAKIPGNITREVVVRSGVVLGKNGGAISQMLWPFRLGLGGPIGSGVQPFPWIHVQDLAGIVSHALETEGVRGVLNGVSPASPNTSNADFARALGSALGRPALLPLPTVVVRAVFGAERGIMLLEGQRVVPKRTLECGYHFTFPDLPVALRDIVS; encoded by the exons GAGGCGGGACTGGCTTTGTGGGCACGGCCCTAACCCAGTTGCTGAGGAGCAGAGGGCATGAGGTGACCCATGTTTCACGCTATGCAGGGAAGGACCGGATCAGTTGG GATGAGCTATCCCGCTCTGGGTTACCCCGTTGTGATGCTGCCGTGAACCTGGCTGGTGAGAATGTCCTCAACCCGCTTCGAAG GTGGGACTATGCCTTCCAAAGGGAAGTAGTTACCAGCCGGGTGGAGACTACCAAGACCTTGGCCAAAGCCATTGCTGAGGCTGAGCAGCCCCCTCGTGCCTGGGTCCTTGTCACCGGCGTAG GGTATTACCGCCCTAGCCTGACAACTGAATATACCGAAGACAGTTCTGGTGGGGACTTTGACTTCTTCTCACGCCTGGTGCACACCTGGGAGTTGGCAGCTAAAATTCCAGGGAACATCACCCGTGAAGTGGTGGTGAGATCTG GAGTGGTACTGGGGAAGAATGGAGGTGCAATCTCACAGATGCTGTGGCCCTTTCGTCTGGGCCTTGGTGGCCCCATTGGCTCTGGTGTCCAGCCTTTTCCCTGGATCCATGTTCAGGACCTGGCTGGCATTGTGTCTCATGCCCTAGAGACTGAGGGTGTCCGAGGTGTCCTCAATGGCgtctccccagcctcccccaaCACCTCGAATGCTGACTTTGCCCGTGCACTGGGGTCTGCCCTGGGGCGCCCAGCCCTCCTACCCTTGCCCACTGTGGTGGTACGGGCCGTGTTTGGGGCTGAGCGAGGCATCATGCTGCTGGAGGGTCAGCGAGTGGTGCCGAAACGCACCTTGGAGTGCGGCTACCACTTCACCTTCCCTGACCTCCCTGTGGCCCTGAGGGACATTGTGTCCTGA
- the SDR39U1 gene encoding epimerase family protein SDR39U1 isoform X2: protein MRVVVGGGTGFVGTALTQLLRSRGHEVTHVSRYAGKDRISWDELSRSGLPRCDAAVNLAGENVLNPLRRWDYAFQREVVTSRVETTKTLAKAIAEAEQPPRAWVLVTGVGYYRPSLTTEYTEDSSGGDFDFFSRLVHTWELAAKIPGNITREVVVRSGVVLGKNGGAISQMLWPFRLGLGGPIGSGVQPFPWIHVQDLAGIVSHALETEGVRGVLNGVSPASPNTSNADFARALGSALGRPALLPLPTVVVRAVFGAERGIMLLEGQRVVPKRTLECGYHFTFPDLPVALRDIVS from the exons GAGGCGGGACTGGCTTTGTGGGCACGGCCCTAACCCAGTTGCTGAGGAGCAGAGGGCATGAGGTGACCCATGTTTCACGCTATGCAGGGAAGGACCGGATCAGTTGG GATGAGCTATCCCGCTCTGGGTTACCCCGTTGTGATGCTGCCGTGAACCTGGCTGGTGAGAATGTCCTCAACCCGCTTCGAAG GTGGGACTATGCCTTCCAAAGGGAAGTAGTTACCAGCCGGGTGGAGACTACCAAGACCTTGGCCAAAGCCATTGCTGAGGCTGAGCAGCCCCCTCGTGCCTGGGTCCTTGTCACCGGCGTAG GGTATTACCGCCCTAGCCTGACAACTGAATATACCGAAGACAGTTCTGGTGGGGACTTTGACTTCTTCTCACGCCTGGTGCACACCTGGGAGTTGGCAGCTAAAATTCCAGGGAACATCACCCGTGAAGTGGTGGTGAGATCTG GAGTGGTACTGGGGAAGAATGGAGGTGCAATCTCACAGATGCTGTGGCCCTTTCGTCTGGGCCTTGGTGGCCCCATTGGCTCTGGTGTCCAGCCTTTTCCCTGGATCCATGTTCAGGACCTGGCTGGCATTGTGTCTCATGCCCTAGAGACTGAGGGTGTCCGAGGTGTCCTCAATGGCgtctccccagcctcccccaaCACCTCGAATGCTGACTTTGCCCGTGCACTGGGGTCTGCCCTGGGGCGCCCAGCCCTCCTACCCTTGCCCACTGTGGTGGTACGGGCCGTGTTTGGGGCTGAGCGAGGCATCATGCTGCTGGAGGGTCAGCGAGTGGTGCCGAAACGCACCTTGGAGTGCGGCTACCACTTCACCTTCCCTGACCTCCCTGTGGCCCTGAGGGACATTGTGTCCTGA
- the SDR39U1 gene encoding epimerase family protein SDR39U1 isoform X4 gives MFHAMQGRTGSVGWDYAFQREVVTSRVETTKTLAKAIAEAEQPPRAWVLVTGVGYYRPSLTTEYTEDSSGGDFDFFSRLVHTWELAAKIPGNITREVVVRSGVVLGKNGGAISQMLWPFRLGLGGPIGSGVQPFPWIHVQDLAGIVSHALETEGVRGVLNGVSPASPNTSNADFARALGSALGRPALLPLPTVVVRAVFGAERGIMLLEGQRVVPKRTLECGYHFTFPDLPVALRDIVS, from the exons ATGTTTCACGCTATGCAGGGAAGGACCGGATCAGTTGG GTGGGACTATGCCTTCCAAAGGGAAGTAGTTACCAGCCGGGTGGAGACTACCAAGACCTTGGCCAAAGCCATTGCTGAGGCTGAGCAGCCCCCTCGTGCCTGGGTCCTTGTCACCGGCGTAG GGTATTACCGCCCTAGCCTGACAACTGAATATACCGAAGACAGTTCTGGTGGGGACTTTGACTTCTTCTCACGCCTGGTGCACACCTGGGAGTTGGCAGCTAAAATTCCAGGGAACATCACCCGTGAAGTGGTGGTGAGATCTG GAGTGGTACTGGGGAAGAATGGAGGTGCAATCTCACAGATGCTGTGGCCCTTTCGTCTGGGCCTTGGTGGCCCCATTGGCTCTGGTGTCCAGCCTTTTCCCTGGATCCATGTTCAGGACCTGGCTGGCATTGTGTCTCATGCCCTAGAGACTGAGGGTGTCCGAGGTGTCCTCAATGGCgtctccccagcctcccccaaCACCTCGAATGCTGACTTTGCCCGTGCACTGGGGTCTGCCCTGGGGCGCCCAGCCCTCCTACCCTTGCCCACTGTGGTGGTACGGGCCGTGTTTGGGGCTGAGCGAGGCATCATGCTGCTGGAGGGTCAGCGAGTGGTGCCGAAACGCACCTTGGAGTGCGGCTACCACTTCACCTTCCCTGACCTCCCTGTGGCCCTGAGGGACATTGTGTCCTGA
- the SDR39U1 gene encoding epimerase family protein SDR39U1 isoform X3, producing MFHAMQGRTGSVGSSWWQPPHSRAQEEAAVGACSMDELSRSGLPRCDAAVNLAGENVLNPLRRWDYAFQREVVTSRVETTKTLAKAIAEAEQPPRAWVLVTGVGYYRPSLTTEYTEDSSGGDFDFFSRLVHTWELAAKIPGNITREVVVRSGVVLGKNGGAISQMLWPFRLGLGGPIGSGVQPFPWIHVQDLAGIVSHALETEGVRGVLNGVSPASPNTSNADFARALGSALGRPALLPLPTVVVRAVFGAERGIMLLEGQRVVPKRTLECGYHFTFPDLPVALRDIVS from the exons ATGTTTCACGCTATGCAGGGAAGGACCGGATCAGTTGG ctcttcctggtggcagcCGCCACACTCCAGGGCTCAGGAGGAAGCTGCGGTCGGAGCCTGTAGCATG GATGAGCTATCCCGCTCTGGGTTACCCCGTTGTGATGCTGCCGTGAACCTGGCTGGTGAGAATGTCCTCAACCCGCTTCGAAG GTGGGACTATGCCTTCCAAAGGGAAGTAGTTACCAGCCGGGTGGAGACTACCAAGACCTTGGCCAAAGCCATTGCTGAGGCTGAGCAGCCCCCTCGTGCCTGGGTCCTTGTCACCGGCGTAG GGTATTACCGCCCTAGCCTGACAACTGAATATACCGAAGACAGTTCTGGTGGGGACTTTGACTTCTTCTCACGCCTGGTGCACACCTGGGAGTTGGCAGCTAAAATTCCAGGGAACATCACCCGTGAAGTGGTGGTGAGATCTG GAGTGGTACTGGGGAAGAATGGAGGTGCAATCTCACAGATGCTGTGGCCCTTTCGTCTGGGCCTTGGTGGCCCCATTGGCTCTGGTGTCCAGCCTTTTCCCTGGATCCATGTTCAGGACCTGGCTGGCATTGTGTCTCATGCCCTAGAGACTGAGGGTGTCCGAGGTGTCCTCAATGGCgtctccccagcctcccccaaCACCTCGAATGCTGACTTTGCCCGTGCACTGGGGTCTGCCCTGGGGCGCCCAGCCCTCCTACCCTTGCCCACTGTGGTGGTACGGGCCGTGTTTGGGGCTGAGCGAGGCATCATGCTGCTGGAGGGTCAGCGAGTGGTGCCGAAACGCACCTTGGAGTGCGGCTACCACTTCACCTTCCCTGACCTCCCTGTGGCCCTGAGGGACATTGTGTCCTGA